The genomic window GAGAAAATAATATGGGGTGGGCTAGGGGAACCCCTGTCGTTTTACAGAAATGAAAGTTGCTTTAAGAGGATGAAACAATATTTTTTGAGAAGATATTACAGGTGTTGGTCTGGTGTTCTTGAACCAAACATTTAATCCTTTTAATTGGCAAAACTGCACCTTGTTCAAATTGGCCTTTTATTCCTCCACAAGGATGCTTGCTAATCTTGATCCagcttttccctttaaaaataaataaaaacaaatgaccTAATAGTGCTTTTGAGTCTTAATAGCAGTTCATGTGCATTATTTCCATACTTTTACAACAGTCCTGCAAGGTAGTATTCATTCCTGCGAAATAGTGGCTTGCCTAAGGTGTGAGCTTTGAACCAGCAATGTCACAGCTTGCACTCTTAACCCCTGTGCTGGTTGCCATCTTTTTGGTTTGCGTACAACACATAGATGCGATTACATTTTGCCTTTTTGCTTCAGGAATTTTTCACTTAAGATACCTTGGATCCCCTGCCCCCTCATTTTCCTTGGCAGATCCTTAAaagtttctttttgtttgtatgctAATATTTGGATGATAAGCTATCAAAATATTTTCTTCCATACATGTGTTCCTGGATGATATCCAGAACGCACAAACACAACCGTATCCTGGAATCACAGAAAGGAGACCTGACATAAACATGGATTTTTGCAGTTAATCATTTGTGCTTgtgtattgtggggggggggggaagcaaagcaGATACACATGATCTGTGGTAAACCATAAAGTAGGAAGAACTCTTGTGCCCAGTGATACCAGTGGTAAAACAGTAATTATACTGTAGAGACATTTTGCTAAAAACTAGACCCTGGTGCCACAAGGAAATACTTTGTGTCTGTTAGTGTTTCTCATTATACATACTAAATATCAGGAGAATCTAAAAAACAGTTATAACTTGTTGCCCTTATGACAGAAGTGGGGATTAAATCTACAGGCATGGGGGCTTCTCCAGAGTGAATTAAACTTACCAAATCACAGGCGGGCAGTTCCAGGGGGTCTTGTGCaagacaactttttaaaatgtgacattttaaacaaagaaaaggTCAATAACACTTTCATTTTCTTCCAGAAATGGACTGAAACCAGCACATCCATATTAGCTTCATAATTTTGAGGAGGGAGTTGGGGGGTTGCCTCTCTTGATTaccttaaaataacttttattagcAGCTTCATAGCGGTTGGCTTAACGTTCTTGTGCTTGTGTCCTCCTATAGATAGACATTACAAGGCGCAAGTGTTCAGAATAGTGCCTGTGGAGTGCTGAAGCACTCGAgaggattcccacccccacccaagcaACACAGtggtattttgtaaaaaaaaaataaagataaacgAAGcatcttacttaaaaaaaaataaaatcttcagctgctctgcctccaacaacaacaaaatcacccAGAGCACTTTAGAGCTTCACTGATGGCATTCTGAACAGTCTTGCTTTTTGCAAAGCCTATGGACCTAGGGAAACATATGGGCATGGGGGGAAATATAGAAATATAGTTTACACAAAGTAGAGTACAAAAACTATAGAGCAGCAGAGCAACATGAGGTCTTGTGGGGGGAGTGACTGCGTGCTTTGGTGACCCTGCGGTCCAGCTCAGGGAGTGGTGAAATCACCTCAGTTCACCTCATTATTGAGCCCCAGCAAAGAGCTGCTATACACCCCTACTAAATACTCCCCTTCCCACTTAGGTAAACGCTTCAAAACCAGGGCTTCCCGTGCATATTTAGAATGTCAAGATTGAGTACATTATGTTAAACTTTGGATCACCAAACTATTACATGGCAAGCACACAGACATCATTAACACAACTGATTGCTTGGAGTCTTTTCCAACATGACCTTCAGTGTTACAAGATCTTCCACTGAGTAGTTCCTTCTCACCCTGCTTAGTAACATCAGAAATCTCCAGGTTTCCCCACAGAGGAGCCCATGCAGCAGTTCCTTCATGCAACAGCATTACCATTCCTGGGAAGCTATTGGTATAGAAAAGAGCCATGGCATGAATTTTTCTCATATGATACCGTATTTCTGATGTCTCTGAATGGAATTCAGCATGGATTCTAAAGATTCCATGCTAAAAAGACAGAATTCAATTAGATTCTTTGAAACCCCAGCTTTTTACATGCAGATACTAAGTTGTAGCATAAAAATATCATAAGAGGTCATGATTGCGTTGTTCATCCTGTAACTTACTTTCTGCCTTCCAGAATCCTGACATTGGGTTTGGGATTTCTCATCATCCCTTTCCTTCCTGCAAGCAATCTGTTCTTTCGAGTTGGATTTGTTGTTGCAGAAAGAGTAACCTACCTCCCAAGTATTGGCTATTGCATGCTGATTACATACGGATTCAGTCTATTGAGCAGACAAGCTAAAAAAAAGGTACTAACAAAAGGATCCATATAACTGAcaacaggtacacacacacacacacacacacagctttaaaTGTGGTTCCTAACATGTGTTTCTTCTCTCCAAGAAATTTCTTGTTGCTGCTCTGCTGGGCCTCTTGTTGGTAAATGTGTGGCGTTGCGTTATCCGCAGTAACCAGTGGAGATCTGAAGAACAACTTTTTAGGAGTGCTTTGTCTGTGTGTCCACTGAATGCAAAAGTAAGTTTTGGAGTAATATGCATTAGCCGTATGCATTGCACTCCGTAAAGGCAAATCCCTATTTTGAAGTAAAAATTTGAACAAATGTAAAGGAAATTAAAAATCTGAAAGTGTTTTCATTTAAGTCATTCCCCACACCACCAAATAAgttcaaaaattattttttgttccTCTGTCATTTGGATCTAAAATGCAGCTACATCCCTGTGGTACATTCCTGTGTGCCTTTCCCATCCTTTAGAgcattggtcttcaactggtgtgtTGGGAGCTACTACCAGGTTGCAGCCTGATGCAAGGTAGGTTGCAGCTGCAACACTACCCCCATACAAacataagaaagaaagagaaacaggtCCCCAAACAATCTTTAGTTAAAGGTGGGTCCTGGGTCCGAAAAGGGTGGTGAATACTAATTCAGatcaggggaggaggaaggggggtacATTTGGTGCGGGCCGCCCCAGGTGTTACcactgagggaggtgacaaaatgccaggcagaactcaccgcggggcctgcagtatGTCCAAGCCACACAGGCaggctgcctccccaccccacccgtaGGGtcactgagtgggaggaggcaggcagattcaGGAGCCCCGTGGTGTGCCCTGCCctcgccctgcccctatgggtggctggccccgcccctatgggcacgctgccccaggtgcctgagtggcttcctccgccgctgatTCAGATCCCTGATTCAATGTTGAGTGCCAGGTTACCTGGTCTTAATTTAAGTGGTCATATGCTGGTTTGCATCCCAGGTTTCCAAGCTGGGCTTATAGGAATGGCAATTGAAGAATTCACACTGCTTTGCTTAACTCCCAAGCAAACTATCAGTTCCAGTAAAGATGCAACCTTAAAAGTTATCCCGCACAGaggatttcttttactgtggCGTTTAATGGCAGGAGTGAGCATAAGAGGATCACAGACAATTCAAGATCTGTATTGTTCTTTGCATGCATAATGCTGCTCTGGAAATCAGGTCAATCCCTGCTTTTATGCATTATTAAAAGCAGTTGTGGGATATAAAAAAGTAAGAAACAGTGTATCACATTTGCCTAGCATCAAAGTTGAATTGGTTCATGAATGAGCTTGGCAATCCATATCCTTTTCTCAGTCCGTATATGTTTCTCAGGGCTTAGCTTATGCAGAAAAGTTAAAACACCTGAACTAGAAATTTTCTAGCCTATGCTTTATTCTAAAAGGTGGTGGCGATGATTCATTGAATTTATGTCCCACATTTCCTACTGAAAGATAGCAAAAGGCCATTTACTGTGTTTGGTAGGCCAAAAAAAGTACACAAAATCTGAAGTTTAAGACCCAATGCAAACAAAATGTTCAGTATCACCAGTATTTGTAGCCAATTTTGAAAAACCTGTAGGGCACTTACAAAGAATTGCATGCTACAGATTTCCATCTCTCTTATAAACTGATTTCCCTAGGGTTCCTTAGGGAGACGGAACGGAGGAACTATAATAGTTCAATATATGGCTGTTGTGTATAGCATTTGTTTTTTAGGAGCGGTAATCTTTGTGGATCTAGGGAACACATTGTCCCTGATTGgtttgggggtgggcaggagctgtTTAGCCCACTTATTCAGGAGGAATAAGGGCATGCAGACAGGAGCACTGTATTGGCTCTGTCACTGCCCATGCAGACAGAACAGCACTGCTGCAGCTCCACCCCATGGTTGAACCGTTCCTTTTTTGTCACACAACAAAATGCAGCTATACCTCTTCCACACTCTATGGTATGCAGTGTTTCACACTTCCTTATTGTAGAATGCTTGTAAAAGATGTAGCTAGACCTCTGGTTTCTGTTTCCTCAATTGTGAATATGGCAGcttcctttttgttttaattctgaaAACATAAGGTCTCTTTGGAGTTGGATATACTGTATGGTGGTGTGCACGTAGGATTTTCCATTTGTGGAATGATGTCCCTGGGAGGTTTAgcaggtgccttcattatacacctttaggcgccaagcaaaaacatttttcttcaactaggcctttggcttgtTATATCTGATAACCTTTCAAACATGTTGTGGGAGGAGATCAgcagtttgtttatttactgaatttattattggtttgtttttgttcttttattatgcattttgggggtttttaattttatatttttatgttgtgaactgctctgagataaacagatggagggtgatatacaaataaaAGTATACCCTTCTTTCACATTGTGTTTCAAGGTGCTCTTAGTAGGGAAAAGTGATTCATTAGTTGCCATCGTGTAACCAATTGCTTTGTTACACTTGTTTGGCAGTGGGAATGGTATTTGCTggtaagtaaaaatagattgatCTGGCCTTAGCTGGTATACAAACATGTTGGGATGCTTGGACTAGTTGTGTGGTTGTAAAGACTAGTTGGCTGCTGCCACAACCAACAATGTATACTCCTTCCCCTCTTCTGTGGCCAATGTCAGCATGCTAAGCAAAGGCATAGGCACCAACACTGGTTAATACCATTAACCTATGATGCTGAAGTAGGCATAGGCCCAGTACAAGGAGAGACAGGTTTCTACGTCCATTTTGGGCCTGCTGTGGACTCAATTGCATGCCCCCCCAAATCTAAGAGAGTTCTTCCAGAAACCTGGAGGGCTGAAATTTGCAGAGTCAGCAGAAGATCGAGTAGTTCAAATATGTTCTTCGCTGACCTACAACTTTCTGTAAATATTTGTGTTGGAAATTTAAAAAACTCATTCAACCAAAACGTATCAGAACCAATAGGCATGAATTTTCAGTTGGATAAATGTTTGGTGAACTTCAAAGTTGCTGAAGACTTGCATTTTCACTGGGATGTTTGTTCtctgattattattttcttctctcTAATTCTTGTGTCATATTCCCTTCagctacattttttatttttcctggcAGCTGTTGATGCTATTTGAACATACCATGACTGTGTTAAAAGCCTAATGGAGTCCCTGCTATATATCCTACCTCATACTATCACTGTGTAAGGAAAGAGATAACATTGTGGGCCCATACAAACAATGCTGAGCCTGGCCCTGAACTTCAGAGGCTTGACTCAGCATCAGCTTTGGGAAAAGGGGTCAAAGcacaaatgttgtttttatttcaagccaTCCCCTTCTTGAAGCTTGACACATCACTGTAAATTATGCATATTATTCAAAGAAGGTTGCACTTACCTTGACCTgtggtatatatatttataaacaaaaGTAAGATGCTTTGTTAAACCATAAATCTATTTTCAAAATTGCAGTTGCAGAGATAAATGCTGCATTATTAGTATCTAAGAGTAATAAATGTCTGGAACAATTAATACATTTCTGGCCTTTACTTTCAGGTTCATTATAATGTTGGCAAAAACCTGGCTGATAAAGGCAACCAAACAGCTGCAATCAACTATTACAGGGAAGCTGTCAGGTACGTGCCAGTTTACTGTTTAAAAGGGGAACAGGGAAGTGTCCCACAATGAATgcaaacaaactgtgaaaaagactctatGAACTGAAAGTGGAGACACTATAtgcacttttcctttttttccactTGTTTGttacacaagaaaatctttaataaaaactgatttaaaaaagGAACAGGAAAAAATATTCAGAATATTGCATTTATTGGCCTATAAAACGGATCCTGGAAGACATGACATCTCAATGCactgtttaaaataaattaattttattagAATTATTCAAAAGAGAATTTAATccttggggggcggggaatgaaaGTAGCTTAGAACACTATGGTTAGGAAAATGTACACAGAGTGAGTAAAAATGTTGGAAAGAATTGTGAGGTGGTCCCATCCCAATCCAGATTTGGGTAGTTGCTGAAAAAGTAGAAAATACAATAGGTTATTAAATTTCAATCCAATATTTTTGTAGTTAGGAGATATATACTAGTGTGTGTACACAGACACACTCATGCATCATATATCTCATATCCTAAATACACAGATTAAGGGGTGCAATCGGATCATAGTGGCAAGTTTGACTACTGTGTATTGGAAGTCATGTGAAATTCCAGAATTATCAAGCCAAAAGAAAATTAGGTAGTACAAACCTAACAAAATTAAATATGGGCACATGAATGAAGGCAATAAAAGGGATGACATGTGTTTGTAGAAAAATGAATAAAGGAGACCTgtattcctgttgttgtttttaaatttaaagcAAGATAATGCTGCCTGGGTAAAAGCACTATCCTCTGCATGTGCTCAACATGTTCTGCAGGCAAGCACCACTGATAGCAAAGCCATCCTAGCAATGAAGCTACAttatagttgtttctttctgcaTCACGTTCTAGAGAGGGCACCATTTCCTGtctctcattttaaataaatcACTGTAGTCTAGATAAGATTGGTGATGATGATTTAATATATGATTAAGGGGTAAATTTCCTATGTTTGGTCAGGTTGAGATTCAAATAATAGGTGGTCTCACAAGTTGGTGGCTATATACAGTGAGGGGGGTAAGTATTTGATCGCCTGCTAAATTTGcgtgtttgccctctgacgaagaaatgaccagtccataattttaatggtaggtttattgtagctgtgaaagacagaataacaacagggaaagccccagaaacccagaagacaaaagtcagagattggtgtgcattataatgagtgaaataaatatttgatcccctatcaaccagccagatgtcaggctacctggtatcttcactgtatgtaacaagctgagattagaagcacctgctgtaagggagaggtcttacctgtaagcccagctcgttacagtacctgtacaaaagacacctgttgacagaagcaatcaatccagcagatttcATTTACTGTAGtgcaaatgaaagaaaatgagTCAGGCTGCCTTTTTCCAATGAgtaattatttccccccttttacatGCCCAGATTGAATCCTAAATATGTGCACGCTATGAACAACCTGGGAAATATCTTGAAAGAAAGGAATGAACTCCATGAAGCTGAAGAGCTGCTGTCATTAGCTGTACAAATACAGTACGTTTTTAAATTCACAATTCCAGTTGTTGTTGCAGAGCATATAAAAGGAGTGCTGTGTCCTGTCCTATATACTAAACGTATCCAACAATTCTGCCTAGGCCTGATTTTGCAGCGGCATGGATGAATCTGGGAATAGTGCAGAATAGCTTAAGGAGgtatggagaagcagagcagagctACTGGACTGCAATTAGACACCGGAAAAAATACCCAGATTGTTACTATAATTTAGGACGTTTGGTAAGTGTATTGCATTACATGTGTGCTAATGACAGCAAGAGAGTAAGATGAAATGTTGCCTCGGTGGCGAACTTAAGCATACTTCCTAGATGTTAACAGTGTGGTTAAACAGCAGTACTTTGGCATGTTTCATGCACCTTCCTAATAATATTCAGAGTGCAGTAGGTGAAGGGCACATCCTCAGCCCTGCACTCCAGCCCATAgcagaccatctgctttgcatgcaaaaggtcccaggttcaatccccgacatCACCAAGTCGgggtgggagagactcctgcctgcaaCCCTGAAAACCCCTGCCGGTCAGTGTATGCAATACTGAGTAAGATGGACCGACtccgtataaggcagtttcctatgttcctgtgtgttGTTCCTACAATATCAGTGGGCGAGAACTTTCACTGCAGATTGCCTTTCGTGGCTTTGACCATTATAAATTGTTTTCAAGAGCTTGTCTCCAAAATATAGCACTACTCGCTAttgtttttttcatatatatacatggttgttgttttttgcataaAGTAATATGAGCAGGAGTGGAACTAGAACACGGGAGGAACTTGAGCATTGATCTAATTTATTCAGGACTACCGTTACTGTATTTGCTGTCATATTGTTGTCCGTGTTTCAGTATGCTGACCTCAATCGCCACATAGATGCATTGAATGCATGGAGGAATGCCACTGTTCTGAAACCACAACACAGTTTGGCTTGGAACAACATGATTATATTGCTTGATAATACAGGTACAGTATAAGAATTACCCAGCAACATTTAAATGTGATGTATTTATGCAGGTTTTTGCCCTGCTTCCGGCTTTGTGGAATAAAAACTAGTGTGCTATTCGGCaccctttcctctcttttcttaCGTTCCTAGGTAACTTAGCACAAGCTGAAGCTGTTGGAAGAGAGGCTTTGGAGTTAATTCCCAATGATCATTCTCTTATGTTTTCACTGGCAAATGTATTGGGGAAATCACAGAAATATAAGGTAGTAAAATATTTCCAATCATAACTTTTGAAGGAAATAATTATCTTGTTTCTCCATTGTTCATAGACTGAATACGTTCTCAAAAAAATTACAACTCACACTAGAGATGAGTTGAAGAGTTGTTCTGTAGGTACATGTGGCAAAATAGACATGTGCACATTCATAATGTGGTGGCATGTACATGTTGTCATGACAAACTACTCGTATATGGGGTTTACCACCTTTTATTCAAGCTCCCCTTGATCTGTAGAGACACAGTAATGTTGTCAAAGAGCTCAGCATGTGGCTGGGTTTTCTGAACCTGCAGAGTTACCAGCCCTAGATTTCATGAACGTAGGAGAATAATTTCATtgataattcagagggaaatagGGAAAACATCAAAGCAAAGTAGCTATAGAAAAGAAAGGTTCAGTTGAACATGGATTCCCCAGTAATCTGAGGTTTTTATAGGCCAAATCCTCCTTTTTCAGATATGTTCTAGGAAGTAAGATAGCCTTTAGGGCCCTGGTCTGATCAACTCCTGGGTGCTAAACTAATTTACTTGATTCATTCCTAGCTGAGGTTCTCAGGGGTCCCCACAATCACATGAGATTGGAACACACACTCTGGGTATTATTCAGCTGACTTTTACTCATTCCTGCCTAAACAGAAAACACTAGGTTCCTTACTGTGAACAAGTTCATGAGTTTGGTTTAGGGAGACAGGCAAGCAAGCGTGTTTTGCAGAACAGTTTAGAAAccacataaaaatattttttatcttatatgcaGCACATCTAAAAATCATCACTCAAATTGATAAATATAGAAATAAGACAGGGTTTTTcttggaaaaaaaattaaattagaaTCAGCACTTACCCTTGGGTTATAAACAGACATAAAGCTGTGTTAAGTAGCCCTGTAATTATGTCTGCATCCGCTGCAAAGGAAAATCTtaagtatttttaatctcttatctgtttaaataattgtttttctTGAGTAATTGTATGTATTTTGTATGTATTGTTCAGAGTTTAATGATGTCATGCAAGAGGGATGTGTGAGCCtagcaaaactgaaaatgaataATGAAAATATTCAGTGGTCAGAATATTTGAAGCAAGTCAGTTAGAAAAACAAGTGAAAAGTCTTTTGTGGAGCATTTTTTCTTTCTAGAAGTATTGTCTCCAAAACAAAGCAGATGAGCCTTTAAAAATTGTTGGCTGTAATAAAAGTGGATTCATCTCATTGATTTTATTGGGATTAACTTCATTTTAACACAAATATGCAGGTTTTAAGTGGTGATTTGTGTGAGCATCCGGTTATAATGCAGTCCGCAAGTGTTTTTGTGTTCTTACTCGCACAGAAGTAATTACTGTTTAATTGACAGCAACTACCAGACAACAGCTGGATCAGGCTGTGAATTATATTGTATGTATATCCATTAGAGAGAAGTAGAAGTGTGAATGCACATGAAAAAAATATGGTGACATAATCACATTAATAGACCACAGAGCATGAGGTAATTGGTAGTGTTTGGTTGTACTTGACATTGTATGCACTACAGAAATAGCTTGTCCTGTTGATCTCTTTTTCTGAATTATTCAGGAATCTGAAGCTTTGTTCCACAAGGCAATTAAAGCCAATCCAACTGCAGCCAGTTACCATGGTAATTTGGGTAAGACATTTTACAGCTCCCCTagtgcaaacttttaaaaaatcagacacACTGCTTGTACTTCTTTTCATGTTAATTGTCTTAAAAACTACTGTTTTTAAGGCATTATTCTGCTGCCGAGATTTCTATTCTGCCTACTTGCTAAACAAATTGCCAGCTAGAGAAAGGAGTTCCAAAAATGCAAAGCTCAATGCATTGTATAATAGACCAACCAGGCAGCACACTACAGCCCAGAGGTGGCTGCATGTCAGTGGTGGCAAATTGGCTCTTTTGTGCCATGCTTGCAAACCGCCATGAGCTCTCCTGATAAAAACAGCAATTTATGGCTCTAGCACAATCCACTCTTGTCATTCCCTGGCCTGCTCAGCTCCCAAACGTGTCCCCTCCAGCTGGCAACAGAGCAGGCTGCCACCATGCCGGCAGCCAAccaaatgttttaatgttttctaAGTAATTGGCAAGATTGTCTGTCCTTCAACGATGTTGCTAACAAAAACTCCTCTTTGCTGTTTCAGCTGTGCTGTACCATCGCTGGGGAAATCTTGACTTAGCCAAGAAACACTATGAAATCTCTCTGAAGCTTGACCCCACAGCAGCTGGGACCAGGGAAAACTATagtcttttaaaaaggaaactggaCCAACTGAAAAAAAAAGGCGATGTCTGAGGTTTCTTCTCAGGCTTTGAATGCGTACTGCATACCATTTATTAGCAACATGGCTACTAATCACCAGGGAGAAGCATTCAGTCATACTgtcatttaaaaaaccacaacaataacccaataattaTAGCACCAGCAACAAATACTCAAAATGTTTCATGAAGTCTAGTGGCAGAAGTAAATttctttacaaaaaataaaaagcaatgctGGTTTTGAAATTTTCATTTGGAGAACTGAAAGGTTTGTATTTATGCTTTCAGCTTTTTGACCCAGTTTCAAAACCTGTTGAATATTTGCATTCTTATACTCGGAGCACTTGTGCTGGTAGGGGCAACTTATTCAAATAAAAAGGACATATTCAAAATGCATGTGGCAGTGGAGTATGAATGTACCACAGTATAATTATGTGGAaa from Podarcis raffonei isolate rPodRaf1 chromosome 4, rPodRaf1.pri, whole genome shotgun sequence includes these protein-coding regions:
- the TMTC4 gene encoding protein O-mannosyl-transferase TMTC4 isoform X2, translating into MAQADSNLDHDIPLLPLPAHWAKSVVGLLSFICFANSYNGDFVFDDSEAIINNKDLRAETPLGELWHHDFWGSKLSSNTSHKSYRPLTVLTFRINYLLAGGFYPLGFHVVNIILHCAISVLIVDVFSILLGGLQYTSKGRRLNFVPKSSLLAALLFAVHPVHTECIAGIVGRADLLCALFFLLSFLGYCKAFRESKEGAQFSTAWVLLSVLLGALAMLCKEQGITILSLVVFRKGLLFRMTLLLSGGATMLYVRWRIMGTGPPAFTEVDNPASFADSIFVRAINYNYYYSLNAWLLLCPWWLCFDWSMGCVPLIKSVSDWRIIALAVLWFCLIALMCQALCSEDSQKRRILTLGLGFLIIPFLPASNLFFRVGFVVAERVTYLPSIGYCMLITYGFSLLSRQAKKKKFLVAALLGLLLVNVWRCVIRSNQWRSEEQLFRSALSVCPLNAKVHYNVGKNLADKGNQTAAINYYREAVRLNPKYVHAMNNLGNILKERNELHEAEELLSLAVQIQPDFAAAWMNLGIVQNSLRRYGEAEQSYWTAIRHRKKYPDCYYNLGRLYADLNRHIDALNAWRNATVLKPQHSLAWNNMIILLDNTGNLAQAEAVGREALELIPNDHSLMFSLANVLGKSQKYKESEALFHKAIKANPTAASYHGNLAVLYHRWGNLDLAKKHYEISLKLDPTAAGTRENYSLLKRKLDQLKKKGDV
- the TMTC4 gene encoding protein O-mannosyl-transferase TMTC4 isoform X5, with product MEDQHRTTPKHVSLTGSRINYLLAGGFYPLGFHVVNIILHCAISVLIVDVFSILLGGLQYTSKGRRLNFVPKSSLLAALLFAVHPVHTECIAGIVGRADLLCALFFLLSFLGYCKAFRESKEGAQFSTAWVLLSVLLGALAMLCKEQGITILGLNALFDAVMINKLNILEVLLKILRKDKSLESLVVFRKGLLFRMTLLLSGGATMLYVRWRIMGTGPPAFTEVDNPASFADSIFVRAINYNYYYSLNAWLLLCPWWLCFDWSMGCVPLIKSVSDWRIIALAVLWFCLIALMCQALCSEDSQKRRILTLGLGFLIIPFLPASNLFFRVGFVVAERVTYLPSIGYCMLITYGFSLLSRQAKKKKFLVAALLGLLLVNVWRCVIRSNQWRSEEQLFRSALSVCPLNAKVHYNVGKNLADKGNQTAAINYYREAVRLNPKYVHAMNNLGNILKERNELHEAEELLSLAVQIQPDFAAAWMNLGIVQNSLRRYGEAEQSYWTAIRHRKKYPDCYYNLGRLYADLNRHIDALNAWRNATVLKPQHSLAWNNMIILLDNTGNLAQAEAVGREALELIPNDHSLMFSLANVLGKSQKYKESEALFHKAIKANPTAASYHGNLAVLYHRWGNLDLAKKHYEISLKLDPTAAGTRENYSLLKRKLDQLKKKGDV
- the TMTC4 gene encoding protein O-mannosyl-transferase TMTC4 isoform X3; the protein is MPWRWGEKKQGSWPAERHTLFAQAHLLFQSPVSTDGRPAQNNPKACVSDREQYTSKGRRLNFVPKSSLLAALLFAVHPVHTECIAGIVGRADLLCALFFLLSFLGYCKAFRESKEGAQFSTAWVLLSVLLGALAMLCKEQGITILGLNALFDAVMINKLNILEVLLKILRKDKSLESLVVFRKGLLFRMTLLLSGGATMLYVRWRIMGTGPPAFTEVDNPASFADSIFVRAINYNYYYSLNAWLLLCPWWLCFDWSMGCVPLIKSVSDWRIIALAVLWFCLIALMCQALCSEDSQKRRILTLGLGFLIIPFLPASNLFFRVGFVVAERVTYLPSIGYCMLITYGFSLLSRQAKKKKFLVAALLGLLLVNVWRCVIRSNQWRSEEQLFRSALSVCPLNAKVHYNVGKNLADKGNQTAAINYYREAVRLNPKYVHAMNNLGNILKERNELHEAEELLSLAVQIQPDFAAAWMNLGIVQNSLRRYGEAEQSYWTAIRHRKKYPDCYYNLGRLYADLNRHIDALNAWRNATVLKPQHSLAWNNMIILLDNTGNLAQAEAVGREALELIPNDHSLMFSLANVLGKSQKYKESEALFHKAIKANPTAASYHGNLAVLYHRWGNLDLAKKHYEISLKLDPTAAGTRENYSLLKRKLDQLKKKGDV
- the TMTC4 gene encoding protein O-mannosyl-transferase TMTC4 isoform X4; this encodes MAQADSNLDHDIPLLPLPAHWAKSVVGLLSFICFANSYNGDFVFDDSEAIINNKIAGIVGRADLLCALFFLLSFLGYCKAFRESKEGAQFSTAWVLLSVLLGALAMLCKEQGITILGLNALFDAVMINKLNILEVLLKILRKDKSLESLVVFRKGLLFRMTLLLSGGATMLYVRWRIMGTGPPAFTEVDNPASFADSIFVRAINYNYYYSLNAWLLLCPWWLCFDWSMGCVPLIKSVSDWRIIALAVLWFCLIALMCQALCSEDSQKRRILTLGLGFLIIPFLPASNLFFRVGFVVAERVTYLPSIGYCMLITYGFSLLSRQAKKKKFLVAALLGLLLVNVWRCVIRSNQWRSEEQLFRSALSVCPLNAKVHYNVGKNLADKGNQTAAINYYREAVRLNPKYVHAMNNLGNILKERNELHEAEELLSLAVQIQPDFAAAWMNLGIVQNSLRRYGEAEQSYWTAIRHRKKYPDCYYNLGRLYADLNRHIDALNAWRNATVLKPQHSLAWNNMIILLDNTGNLAQAEAVGREALELIPNDHSLMFSLANVLGKSQKYKESEALFHKAIKANPTAASYHGNLAVLYHRWGNLDLAKKHYEISLKLDPTAAGTRENYSLLKRKLDQLKKKGDV